A genome region from Catenulispora sp. EB89 includes the following:
- a CDS encoding polyprenol monophosphomannose synthase, with translation MTNLRVLVIIPTYNEAENLAKIVARVHASNPDVHVLVADDNSPDGTGKLADELAEGDERVKVLHRAGKEGLGKAYLAGFAWGIEHEYDVICEMDADGSHRPEDFPVMLKALVEQNADLVLGSRYVPGGKTVGWPKHREILSKGGNTWVRLVTGMKLADATGGYRLFRRETLERIELSTVASAGYTFQVDLAWRTVRAGMKVVEVPITFVERELGASKMSTNIVAEALWRTTVWGMQYRLRRLLGRR, from the coding sequence TTGACGAACCTGCGCGTCCTGGTGATCATCCCGACGTACAACGAGGCGGAGAATCTGGCCAAGATCGTCGCCCGCGTGCACGCGTCGAACCCGGACGTGCACGTGCTGGTCGCCGACGACAACTCCCCGGACGGCACCGGCAAGCTCGCCGACGAACTCGCCGAGGGCGACGAGCGGGTCAAGGTCCTGCACCGGGCCGGCAAGGAGGGCCTGGGCAAGGCCTACCTGGCCGGGTTCGCCTGGGGGATCGAGCACGAGTACGACGTCATCTGCGAGATGGACGCCGACGGTTCGCACCGTCCCGAGGACTTCCCGGTGATGCTCAAGGCCCTGGTCGAGCAGAACGCCGACCTGGTCCTGGGCTCGCGCTACGTCCCCGGCGGCAAGACCGTGGGCTGGCCGAAGCACCGCGAGATCCTGTCCAAGGGCGGTAACACCTGGGTCCGGCTGGTCACCGGCATGAAGCTGGCCGACGCCACCGGCGGCTACCGGCTCTTCCGCCGCGAGACGCTGGAGCGCATAGAGCTTTCCACGGTCGCCAGCGCCGGCTACACCTTCCAGGTGGACCTGGCGTGGCGCACGGTGCGGGCCGGGATGAAGGTGGTCGAGGTCCCGATCACCTTCGTCGAACGCGAACTCGGCGCGTCGAAGATGAGCACGAACATCGTCGCCGAGGCGCTGTGGCGCACCACGGTCTGGGGGATGCAGTACCGCCTGCGCCGGCTGCTGGGGCGTCGCTGA
- a CDS encoding SpoIIE family protein phosphatase, translating into MASAFDLSGFSVTDMVVASGELRAATAGAATMEEGSAAIVDWLRHAFTDPATGRPAFALARMFHTVTWDRLTPDLRSYVNTRDPAAAANDDGLPYLTLLATSGDHPHWGDRRNSRDHQAIPLSASDVVRRAPLALALLDRLLGLQPTAEPVPARPHGVGGGAGGEASGLSARLRDRFDVFHVPEALGSPYVPTPEFVRDYQIRSAIALGAVLDSGGPDHPDLPGVRNTSLYTALLYSRVRIPAETAALFRTLAAAIRLALTPLLAVPLFAPSSPAAGHQVFGARNGNGTGTGLGGASGTGGGVSAGPAGNGVPGPGPGPSGNGNGNGNGNGNGHRPSVTLVPQQASAPPPSSSSVPASPGDGGAAALAAEAELRASQRRLTQETRIVETLYMIGQSLHRELDTRKIAKLATDAATTAIDAEFGTCFYTLTSTNGQAQTRFALAGTIPAERFENLPMPRPTSLVGAAFPGTAPIRSGDVTADPRYGQRAPFHGLPPGHPPVKSFLALPITTIGGTVLGSMYFGHSEPNRFTERDEQIVKGIAGQAASAMDNARLYRLERETAVELQNSLLPAYPPQLAELEIAFTYLPGAQGTQVGGDWFDVIPLSGGRVALVIGDVMGRGIRAAAIMGQLRTAVRAYAVMDLPPGQIMHLLNRLVCTMPASAASSSAALNALSATGTHPAGIGALGPADDGVAEQIATCVYAVYDPAEEVLTWASAGHMPPALITPQGTASLLEDDLGMPLGIEEAVFDEKIQPLAGGSRLLLYTDGLVECHNAPLTERLNRLSTELVRADDGPLALSSAPLGSETVQRTCDRLLHAMLSGDEHDDVALLMVRTRPTRIRKAALDLDPDPMAARAARRFVTSTLAEWDLAHLTDDVLSVVTELVTNATQHAATTSQLALRSHPGRLMVEVADCDGRIPRPAVTQAMDERHRGLLIVAQLSQRWGVRPTERGKIVWAEMSGGEAE; encoded by the coding sequence ATGGCGTCGGCGTTCGACCTCTCCGGTTTCTCGGTCACCGACATGGTCGTCGCCTCCGGCGAACTGCGAGCCGCCACCGCCGGGGCCGCCACCATGGAGGAGGGCTCCGCGGCCATCGTGGACTGGCTGCGGCACGCCTTCACCGACCCCGCGACCGGCCGGCCGGCGTTCGCCCTGGCCCGCATGTTCCACACCGTCACCTGGGACCGCCTCACCCCCGACCTGCGCTCCTACGTCAACACCCGGGACCCGGCGGCGGCCGCCAACGACGACGGCCTGCCCTACCTGACGCTGCTGGCCACCTCCGGGGACCACCCGCACTGGGGCGACCGCCGCAACAGCCGCGACCACCAGGCGATCCCGCTGTCCGCCTCGGACGTGGTGCGGCGCGCACCGCTGGCGCTGGCGCTGCTGGACCGGCTGCTGGGCCTGCAGCCGACGGCCGAGCCGGTGCCGGCGCGGCCGCACGGCGTCGGCGGCGGGGCCGGCGGCGAGGCCTCGGGGCTCTCGGCGCGACTGCGGGACCGGTTCGACGTCTTCCATGTGCCCGAGGCGTTGGGCAGCCCTTATGTGCCGACGCCGGAGTTCGTGCGCGACTACCAGATCCGCTCGGCGATCGCACTGGGCGCGGTGCTGGACTCCGGCGGGCCGGACCATCCGGATCTGCCGGGGGTGCGGAACACGTCCCTCTACACGGCGCTGCTGTATTCGCGGGTGCGGATCCCGGCCGAGACCGCGGCGCTTTTCCGGACGCTGGCCGCGGCGATCCGGCTGGCGCTGACGCCGCTGCTGGCAGTGCCCTTGTTCGCGCCCTCTTCCCCGGCGGCCGGACACCAGGTGTTCGGGGCGCGCAACGGGAACGGGACGGGTACCGGCCTCGGCGGCGCGAGCGGCACCGGGGGCGGCGTGAGCGCCGGGCCGGCCGGGAACGGCGTCCCGGGGCCGGGGCCAGGGCCGTCGGGGAACGGCAATGGGAACGGGAACGGGAACGGCAATGGGCACCGGCCGTCGGTGACGCTGGTGCCGCAGCAGGCCTCCGCGCCGCCTCCGTCGTCCTCCTCGGTGCCCGCCTCCCCCGGCGACGGCGGCGCCGCGGCGCTGGCCGCCGAGGCCGAGCTGCGGGCCTCGCAGCGGCGGCTGACGCAGGAGACCCGGATCGTCGAGACGCTCTACATGATCGGGCAGTCTCTGCACCGGGAGCTGGACACCCGCAAGATCGCCAAGCTCGCCACGGACGCCGCCACCACCGCGATCGACGCCGAGTTCGGGACCTGCTTCTACACCCTGACCTCGACCAACGGCCAGGCCCAGACCCGGTTCGCGCTGGCCGGCACGATCCCGGCCGAGCGCTTCGAGAACCTGCCGATGCCGCGGCCGACCTCGCTGGTGGGCGCGGCGTTCCCGGGGACGGCGCCGATCCGCTCCGGCGACGTCACCGCCGACCCGCGCTACGGGCAGCGCGCGCCGTTCCACGGCCTGCCGCCGGGGCATCCGCCGGTGAAGTCGTTCCTGGCGCTGCCGATCACCACGATCGGCGGCACGGTGCTGGGCTCGATGTACTTCGGGCACTCCGAGCCGAACCGGTTCACCGAGCGCGACGAGCAGATCGTGAAGGGCATCGCCGGCCAGGCGGCCTCGGCGATGGACAACGCGCGGCTGTACCGGCTGGAGCGCGAGACCGCGGTGGAGCTGCAGAACTCGCTGCTGCCGGCCTATCCGCCGCAGCTGGCGGAGCTGGAGATCGCGTTCACGTACCTGCCCGGGGCGCAGGGCACGCAGGTCGGCGGCGACTGGTTCGACGTGATCCCGCTGTCCGGCGGCCGGGTGGCGCTGGTCATCGGGGACGTGATGGGGCGCGGGATCCGGGCCGCGGCGATCATGGGGCAGCTGCGGACGGCGGTGCGCGCGTACGCGGTGATGGACCTGCCGCCGGGGCAGATCATGCACCTGCTGAACCGGCTGGTCTGCACGATGCCGGCCTCGGCGGCGAGCAGTTCGGCGGCGCTGAACGCGCTGAGCGCGACCGGGACGCACCCGGCCGGGATCGGGGCGCTGGGGCCGGCCGACGACGGGGTGGCCGAGCAGATCGCGACCTGCGTCTACGCCGTCTACGACCCGGCCGAGGAGGTGCTGACCTGGGCCAGCGCCGGGCACATGCCGCCGGCGCTGATCACCCCGCAGGGCACGGCGAGCCTGCTGGAGGACGACCTCGGGATGCCGCTGGGCATCGAGGAGGCGGTGTTCGACGAGAAGATCCAGCCGCTGGCCGGCGGCAGCAGGCTGCTGCTGTACACCGACGGCCTGGTGGAGTGCCACAACGCGCCGCTGACGGAGCGCCTGAACCGGCTCTCGACAGAGCTCGTCCGCGCCGACGACGGACCGCTGGCGCTCTCCTCGGCGCCGCTGGGGTCCGAGACGGTGCAGCGCACCTGCGACCGGCTGCTGCACGCGATGCTGTCCGGCGACGAGCACGACGACGTGGCGCTGCTGATGGTCCGGACCCGGCCCACGCGCATCCGCAAGGCGGCGCTGGACCTGGACCCGGACCCGATGGCGGCGCGGGCGGCACGGCGGTTCGTGACGTCCACGCTGGCCGAGTGGGACCTGGCGCACCTGACCGACGACGTGCTGTCGGTGGTGACCGAGCTGGTCACGAACGCCACCCAGCACGCCGCGACGACCAGCCAGCTGGCGCTGCGCTCGCATCCGGGGCGGCTGATGGTGGAGGTCGCCGACTGCGACGGCCGGATCCCGCGGCCGGCGGTGACGCAGGCGATGGACGAGCGGCACCGGGGGCTGCTGATAGTCGCGCAGCTGTCGCAGCGGTGGGGGGTGCGGCCGACGGAGCGCGGGAAGATCGTGTGGGCCGAGATGAGCGGGGGCGAGGCGGAGTAG
- a CDS encoding serine hydrolase domain-containing protein has translation MNPLVRRAAVLAIACSTLAGLTAVSGAAASAASAAPAFPPLNPAALQAAIQTRPGDDAAGDIVRVGEPGVLWTGSTVDAETGRQIPPDAHFHAGSIAKTFETVVILQLAAEGRIDLDQTIQHYMPGLLPHKFAPITVRQLINFTSGLPDVDEGAPPVSTDQVIATRYTYRTFDQIIQETLRPAGRPGPGPHFAPGTEQEYNSLGFRIGGALIEHVTGHSYKQELTARVLRPLHLTQTSVPEDDPVMPRPYLHGYMTDDEGRPIDVSEQGGDPSNLISTPADLDHFITALMQGRLLPPAQQNELFAIPTDSTGQPLPFVNGSSCPKVACFGAGLMSTKLPNGVVLWGKTGHDDGYANGMFATRDLSIRAVYSVSNLSVDFSAPSPLSQRLIEAVLTPAK, from the coding sequence GTGAACCCTCTCGTCCGCCGCGCCGCGGTCCTCGCCATCGCCTGCTCGACGCTCGCCGGCCTCACCGCCGTGTCCGGCGCAGCCGCCTCGGCAGCGAGCGCGGCGCCCGCCTTCCCGCCGCTGAACCCCGCCGCGCTCCAAGCCGCGATCCAGACCCGGCCCGGCGACGACGCCGCCGGCGACATCGTCCGCGTCGGGGAGCCGGGCGTGCTGTGGACGGGATCCACCGTCGACGCCGAGACCGGTCGGCAGATCCCGCCGGACGCGCACTTCCACGCCGGGAGCATCGCCAAGACGTTCGAGACCGTCGTGATCCTGCAGCTCGCCGCGGAGGGCCGTATCGACCTCGACCAGACCATTCAGCACTACATGCCCGGCCTGCTGCCCCACAAATTCGCGCCGATCACCGTCCGCCAGCTCATCAACTTCACCAGCGGACTGCCGGACGTCGACGAGGGCGCGCCTCCGGTGAGCACCGACCAGGTCATCGCCACGCGCTACACCTACCGGACGTTCGACCAGATCATCCAGGAGACGCTGCGCCCCGCCGGCCGGCCGGGGCCCGGGCCGCACTTCGCGCCCGGCACCGAGCAGGAGTACAACTCGCTCGGCTTCCGGATCGGCGGCGCGCTCATCGAGCACGTCACCGGCCACTCCTACAAGCAGGAGCTCACCGCGCGCGTCCTGCGGCCCCTGCACCTGACGCAGACCTCCGTCCCCGAGGACGACCCGGTCATGCCGCGCCCCTACCTGCACGGCTACATGACCGACGACGAAGGCCGGCCGATCGACGTCAGCGAGCAGGGCGGCGACCCCTCGAACCTGATCTCCACCCCCGCCGACCTGGACCACTTCATCACCGCGCTGATGCAGGGCCGCCTGCTGCCGCCGGCGCAGCAGAACGAGCTGTTCGCGATCCCCACCGACAGCACCGGCCAGCCGCTGCCGTTCGTCAACGGCAGCTCCTGCCCGAAGGTGGCCTGCTTCGGCGCCGGGCTGATGTCCACGAAGCTGCCCAACGGCGTGGTCCTGTGGGGCAAGACCGGGCACGACGACGGCTACGCCAACGGCATGTTCGCCACCAGGGACCTGTCGATCCGCGCGGTGTACTCGGTGTCGAACCTCAGCGTGGACTTCTCCGCGCCGAGCCCGCTCAGCCAGCGCCTGATCGAAGCGGTCCTGACGCCGGCGAAGTAG
- a CDS encoding glycerophosphodiester phosphodiesterase family protein, with protein sequence MSAAHPRHAFLDHPGPIPFAHRGGADGPAGENTMSAFKIAVESGYRYLETDVHATADGVLLAFHDRRLQRVTDTRGRISMLTAAEVATARIGDEPIPTMAELLEAFPEARFNIDVKEPNAIAPLTALLRDADAVDRVCVSSFSDTRLGAMREAFGPELCTSAGPREAFRIWRASRKLRTGETPDAATLPHLAAACLQLPPALGRIVVVDERLLAAAHAAGLPVHVWTVNEAADMERLLDLGADGIMTDRLDTLKTVLTKRGTWP encoded by the coding sequence ATGTCCGCCGCTCATCCCCGCCACGCCTTCCTCGACCACCCCGGGCCCATCCCGTTCGCCCACCGGGGCGGCGCGGACGGTCCGGCCGGCGAGAACACGATGTCCGCCTTCAAGATCGCTGTCGAGAGCGGCTACCGGTACCTGGAGACCGACGTGCACGCCACGGCCGACGGCGTCCTGCTGGCCTTCCACGACCGGCGGCTGCAGCGCGTCACCGACACCCGGGGCCGGATCAGCATGCTCACCGCCGCCGAGGTCGCCACCGCGCGGATCGGCGACGAGCCGATCCCGACGATGGCGGAGCTGCTGGAGGCGTTCCCGGAGGCGCGGTTCAACATCGACGTCAAGGAGCCCAACGCGATCGCCCCGCTGACCGCGCTGCTGCGGGACGCCGACGCCGTCGACCGCGTCTGCGTCAGCTCCTTCTCCGACACCCGGCTGGGCGCGATGCGCGAGGCGTTCGGGCCCGAGCTGTGCACCAGCGCCGGACCGCGCGAGGCGTTCCGGATCTGGCGCGCCTCCCGCAAGCTGAGAACCGGGGAGACACCTGACGCCGCTACACTGCCGCACCTGGCCGCCGCGTGCCTCCAACTGCCGCCGGCGCTGGGCCGGATCGTGGTGGTCGACGAGCGGCTGCTGGCGGCGGCGCACGCGGCCGGGCTGCCGGTGCACGTCTGGACCGTGAACGAGGCCGCTGACATGGAACGGTTGCTCGACCTGGGCGCGGACGGCATCATGACCGACCGGCTGGACACGCTCAAAACCGTGCTGACGAAACGAGGGACCTGGCCCTGA
- a CDS encoding DUF6597 domain-containing transcriptional factor — protein MTSVYAEQRARFAPGRFVACTWTQVAVGAGAHRQVVVPDGCTDLIWHEGTLRLVGPDRGPWVEELAAGSAFAGVRLRPGAARLVVGRMPVDEVRDVQVPLELVASDVAALKELAAAADSPEAVAGVLERYVGALAARYEPDAAVEQVVRLFKRTSPVRCGGWLG, from the coding sequence ATGACCTCGGTGTATGCGGAGCAGCGGGCACGGTTTGCGCCGGGCCGTTTTGTGGCGTGCACGTGGACGCAGGTGGCTGTCGGGGCCGGTGCGCATCGGCAGGTGGTCGTGCCTGACGGCTGCACTGACCTGATCTGGCATGAGGGGACGTTGCGGCTCGTCGGGCCGGATCGGGGGCCGTGGGTCGAGGAGTTGGCGGCGGGGTCGGCGTTCGCGGGGGTGCGGTTGCGGCCTGGGGCGGCGCGGCTGGTGGTGGGGCGGATGCCGGTTGACGAGGTGCGGGATGTGCAGGTGCCGTTGGAGTTGGTGGCCTCGGATGTCGCGGCGTTGAAGGAGTTGGCGGCTGCGGCCGATTCGCCGGAGGCCGTGGCGGGGGTGCTGGAGAGGTACGTGGGTGCGCTCGCGGCGCGTTATGAGCCCGACGCGGCGGTCGAGCAGGTGGTCAGGCTGTTCAAGCGCACTTCACCCGTGAGGTGCGGCGGCTGGCTGGGATGA
- a CDS encoding MFS transporter, whose translation MPIDDTADAFTADGAAAGGAQALAAGPAVAGTVPTLTNPAAERTVDPAAAPDPAPDPAQISRRKGWYRYAWGAHAFPTTVTAVFLGPYLTDIARNAAGGENHYLHLAGLSVRAESFYPFAVTAAALLQAAVLPLVGAAADRSGRTRGLLAAAMGLGVVATLLFYTVTGGAYLWGGALFLAASLGYSTANVLANGYLPTLAAPDERDAISSKGWAVGYLGGAVLLAVNLVIYTAHSPLGLSQSHAARVALASAGLWWLVFGTAGVRRLTAGTSRLPQAQRPESGTGYRQLGRTLAALSRNRNALLFLLAYMAYNEGVQTVISFASTYGTKELDLGQSVLASAILVVQFVAFGGALWMGRLAARHGTRRTISGSLLVWIVLLASAFAMTKHAAWQFYVLGCAIGLVLGGTQALSRSLFAQIIPAGQESEYFGLYEVSQNGVAWIGSLTVALAIQFTGSYRLAIISLVAFFVLGLVLLARTDLRTAIRTAGNPVPERL comes from the coding sequence ATGCCGATCGACGACACCGCCGACGCGTTCACCGCCGACGGCGCCGCCGCGGGCGGTGCCCAGGCGCTCGCCGCCGGGCCGGCCGTCGCCGGCACCGTCCCGACGCTCACCAACCCTGCCGCCGAGCGCACGGTCGACCCGGCCGCCGCTCCCGACCCGGCCCCCGACCCGGCCCAGATCTCCCGCCGCAAAGGCTGGTACCGCTACGCCTGGGGCGCCCACGCCTTCCCCACCACCGTCACCGCGGTCTTCCTCGGCCCCTACCTCACCGACATCGCGCGCAACGCGGCCGGCGGGGAGAACCACTACCTGCACCTGGCCGGCCTGAGCGTGCGCGCCGAGTCCTTCTACCCCTTCGCCGTCACCGCCGCCGCGCTCCTGCAGGCCGCGGTCCTGCCGCTGGTCGGGGCCGCCGCCGACCGCTCCGGACGCACCCGCGGCCTGCTGGCCGCCGCGATGGGCCTCGGGGTGGTGGCCACGCTGCTGTTCTACACCGTGACCGGCGGCGCGTATCTGTGGGGCGGCGCGCTGTTCCTCGCGGCCTCGCTCGGGTACTCCACCGCCAACGTGCTGGCCAACGGCTACCTGCCGACGCTGGCCGCCCCCGACGAGCGCGACGCGATCAGTTCCAAGGGCTGGGCCGTCGGCTACCTCGGTGGCGCCGTGCTGCTCGCCGTCAACCTGGTCATCTACACCGCGCACAGCCCCCTGGGCCTGAGCCAGTCGCACGCCGCGCGGGTCGCGCTGGCCTCGGCGGGCCTGTGGTGGCTGGTGTTCGGCACGGCCGGCGTGCGGCGGCTGACCGCCGGCACCTCCCGGCTGCCGCAGGCGCAGCGGCCGGAGTCGGGGACCGGCTACCGGCAGCTCGGCCGGACGCTGGCCGCGCTGTCCCGCAACCGCAACGCGCTGCTGTTCCTGCTGGCGTACATGGCCTACAACGAGGGCGTGCAGACGGTCATCTCCTTCGCCTCGACCTACGGCACCAAGGAGCTCGACCTCGGCCAGTCGGTGCTGGCCAGCGCGATCCTGGTGGTGCAGTTCGTGGCCTTCGGCGGGGCGCTGTGGATGGGGCGGCTGGCCGCGCGGCACGGCACGCGCCGCACCATCAGCGGCTCGCTGCTGGTCTGGATCGTGCTGCTGGCCTCGGCGTTCGCGATGACCAAGCACGCCGCCTGGCAGTTCTACGTCCTGGGCTGCGCGATCGGGCTGGTGCTCGGCGGCACGCAGGCGCTGTCGCGCTCGCTGTTCGCGCAGATCATCCCGGCCGGGCAGGAGAGCGAGTACTTCGGGCTCTACGAGGTCAGCCAGAACGGCGTGGCCTGGATCGGGTCGCTGACCGTGGCGCTGGCGATCCAGTTCACCGGGTCCTACCGGCTGGCGATCATCTCGCTGGTGGCGTTCTTCGTGCTGGGGCTGGTGCTGCTGGCGCGGACCGATCTGCGCACGGCGATCCGCACCGCCGGAAATCCGGTGCCCGAGCGTCTGTAG
- a CDS encoding TIGR03557 family F420-dependent LLM class oxidoreductase, with protein sequence MSAPHIGYAAMLEQFGPIEVTEYSALAEQHGFTGTMAADHFQPWVPQQGNAPFVWNVLTAIGERTTTDMGPGVTCPSFRMHPAMVAQASATLEAMYPGRHWLGLGSGEALNEHIIGGYWPEAPTRVAMMFEAIEVINKLFTGKDVKHSGKYYTLETTRLWTLPAAPPPIYIAAAGPYTSRKTGELCDGIITPGAAHSKVEGVFRNFAEGARKAGKDPDTMPKILQLHLSWATTDEEALANAVTEWPNGGMKFPKQDIRSPFDFEQMAKLVRPEDFEGRMVISSDPDVHRASIQAFLDLGVDRIYLHNVGRNQAEWIEVFGREVLPKLTR encoded by the coding sequence GTGAGTGCACCGCATATCGGTTACGCCGCCATGTTGGAGCAGTTCGGTCCGATCGAGGTCACGGAGTACTCGGCGCTGGCCGAGCAGCACGGCTTCACCGGGACCATGGCCGCCGACCACTTCCAGCCCTGGGTGCCGCAGCAGGGGAACGCCCCCTTCGTGTGGAACGTGCTGACCGCCATCGGCGAGCGCACCACCACCGACATGGGCCCCGGCGTGACGTGCCCCTCCTTCCGCATGCATCCGGCGATGGTGGCGCAGGCGTCGGCGACGCTGGAGGCGATGTACCCGGGGCGGCACTGGCTCGGGCTGGGGTCCGGGGAGGCCCTGAACGAGCACATCATCGGCGGGTACTGGCCCGAGGCGCCGACCCGGGTCGCGATGATGTTCGAGGCCATCGAAGTGATCAACAAGCTGTTCACCGGCAAGGACGTGAAGCACTCCGGCAAGTACTACACGCTGGAGACCACCCGGCTGTGGACGCTGCCGGCCGCGCCGCCGCCGATCTACATCGCCGCCGCCGGCCCCTACACCTCGCGCAAGACCGGTGAGCTGTGCGACGGCATCATCACCCCGGGCGCGGCGCACTCCAAGGTGGAGGGCGTGTTCCGGAACTTCGCCGAGGGCGCGCGCAAGGCCGGCAAGGACCCGGACACCATGCCGAAGATCCTGCAGCTGCACCTGTCGTGGGCGACGACCGACGAGGAGGCGCTGGCCAACGCCGTGACCGAGTGGCCCAACGGCGGGATGAAGTTCCCCAAGCAGGACATCCGCTCGCCGTTCGACTTCGAGCAGATGGCCAAGCTGGTGCGGCCGGAGGACTTCGAGGGCCGCATGGTCATCTCCTCCGACCCCGACGTGCACCGCGCCTCCATCCAGGCCTTCCTGGACCTCGGCGTGGACCGGATCTACCTGCACAACGTGGGCCGCAACCAGGCCGAGTGGATCGAGGTCTTCGGGCGCGAGGTGCTGCCGAAGCTGACCCGGTAG
- a CDS encoding chaplin, whose translation MHGFVKKGLLLSLAAGSLMVGSAGAAAAADSATTEGAAADSPGLAAGNVAQAAGDVPVQVCGDAGSLAGAVDNALENRCTTWYNRSSVRGEAANDPGAVSGDVVGGALNTPVQGCGLTGTAAGVDSEVAGNSCDDLDTSSKAVAATSNDPGAVSGDVVQASVNAPVQLCGDAVSVGSFGTGAEDNHCVNG comes from the coding sequence ATGCACGGGTTCGTGAAGAAGGGTCTGCTGCTCTCGCTGGCCGCGGGCTCGCTGATGGTCGGCAGCGCCGGCGCGGCCGCGGCGGCCGACTCGGCCACCACCGAGGGCGCCGCCGCCGACAGCCCCGGGCTGGCCGCCGGCAACGTCGCGCAGGCCGCGGGCGACGTGCCGGTGCAGGTGTGCGGGGACGCCGGGAGCCTGGCCGGGGCCGTGGACAACGCCCTGGAGAACCGCTGCACCACCTGGTACAACCGCTCCTCGGTCCGCGGCGAGGCCGCGAACGACCCGGGCGCGGTGTCCGGCGACGTCGTCGGCGGCGCGCTGAACACCCCGGTGCAGGGCTGCGGCCTGACCGGGACGGCGGCCGGCGTGGACTCCGAGGTCGCCGGGAACTCCTGCGACGACCTGGACACCTCCTCGAAGGCCGTCGCCGCGACGTCCAACGACCCCGGCGCGGTGTCCGGCGACGTGGTGCAGGCGTCGGTGAACGCGCCGGTGCAGCTGTGCGGCGACGCGGTGTCGGTGGGCAGCTTCGGCACCGGTGCCGAGGACAACCACTGCGTGAACGGCTGA
- a CDS encoding M20/M25/M40 family metallo-hydrolase yields the protein MTEHGSPRSGPTRRQALSGAAVVGAAATFAAAPASAAASADAASAHGIGTTPIGIGRQKPSRELRELLAQVDPARLKATVLKLTTFGTRHTLSSQTDPARGIGAATDWVAAQLEAIAATSGGRMTVARQSFVQPVSSRIPVPTTITNVIATLQGTAATERVYVVTGHLDSRVTDVMNFTSDAPGADDDASGVAAVLEMARLFATRSFAGTLVFATVAGEEQGLYGSAYMAAQMKASGADVQGMFSNDIVGASSAWDGTAPEPHTVRLFVEGVPTSETPAQAAVLQEVGGENDGPSRQLARFAQDVAVNEATDMDIRVVWRRDRYLRGSDHISFLQQAYPAGRFTEPRENFNHEHQDTRVADGVQYGDLAEFCDFDYLARVTRVNAATLWSLAAGPGTPKGVTILTTPPPNFSGTNATTLTWTRGDDAGLTGYEVVLRETTAAVWTEALAVGDVTTVTLPIAKDNVQFGVRAVGAGGLRSPVAFPVVG from the coding sequence GTGACAGAGCATGGATCTCCTCGTTCGGGCCCGACCCGGCGGCAGGCCCTTTCCGGCGCGGCGGTCGTGGGGGCCGCCGCCACGTTCGCTGCCGCCCCGGCGTCCGCGGCGGCGTCCGCGGATGCCGCCTCAGCGCACGGCATCGGGACGACGCCGATCGGCATCGGGCGTCAGAAGCCGAGCCGGGAGCTGCGCGAGCTGCTGGCGCAGGTCGATCCGGCGCGGCTGAAGGCGACGGTGCTGAAGCTGACGACGTTCGGGACCCGGCACACGCTGTCCAGCCAGACGGATCCGGCGCGCGGGATCGGCGCGGCCACCGACTGGGTCGCGGCGCAGCTGGAGGCGATCGCGGCGACGTCCGGCGGGCGGATGACCGTGGCGCGGCAGAGCTTCGTGCAGCCGGTGTCCTCGCGGATCCCGGTGCCGACGACGATCACGAACGTGATCGCGACGTTGCAGGGCACCGCTGCGACGGAGCGGGTGTACGTGGTCACCGGGCACCTGGACTCGCGGGTCACCGACGTCATGAACTTCACCAGCGACGCGCCCGGGGCCGACGACGACGCCTCGGGCGTGGCGGCGGTGCTGGAGATGGCGCGGCTGTTCGCCACCCGCAGCTTCGCCGGGACGCTGGTGTTCGCCACGGTCGCCGGGGAGGAGCAGGGACTTTACGGCTCGGCGTACATGGCGGCGCAGATGAAGGCGTCCGGGGCGGACGTGCAGGGGATGTTCAGCAACGACATCGTCGGTGCCAGCAGCGCCTGGGACGGCACGGCGCCGGAGCCGCACACGGTGCGGCTGTTCGTCGAGGGCGTGCCGACGTCGGAGACCCCGGCGCAGGCCGCGGTGCTCCAGGAGGTCGGCGGCGAGAACGACGGGCCCTCGCGGCAGCTGGCGCGCTTCGCGCAGGACGTGGCGGTGAACGAGGCGACGGACATGGACATCCGCGTGGTCTGGCGCCGAGACCGCTACCTGCGCGGGAGCGACCACATCTCGTTCCTGCAGCAGGCGTACCCGGCGGGGCGGTTCACCGAGCCGCGCGAGAACTTCAACCACGAACACCAGGACACCCGCGTCGCCGACGGCGTGCAGTACGGCGACCTGGCGGAGTTCTGCGACTTCGACTACCTGGCGCGCGTGACGCGGGTGAACGCGGCGACGCTGTGGTCCCTGGCCGCCGGGCCCGGCACGCCGAAGGGCGTGACGATCCTGACCACGCCCCCGCCGAACTTCAGCGGGACCAACGCCACGACGCTGACCTGGACCCGCGGCGACGACGCGGGGCTGACGGGCTACGAGGTGGTGCTGCGGGAGACCACGGCGGCGGTGTGGACCGAGGCGCTGGCGGTCGGGGACGTGACGACGGTGACGCTGCCGATCGCGAAGGACAACGTGCAGTTCGGGGTGCGGGCGGTGGGGGCGGGCGGGTTGCGGAGTCCGGTGGCTTTCCCGGTTGTGGGGTAG